Proteins encoded in a region of the Haloglomus salinum genome:
- a CDS encoding MOSC domain-containing protein: MDCHVERIRIADEGSAPMESVESANARPGGLVGDRYYEGTGYYSPYDVCEVTFVAAEALEAIREEYDIDLTDGRHRRNVVTRGVDPHDLLDHRFSVGEVTFEGTRPRPPCAHVEQVADEEGVMEALTEGRGGICADVVDGGELRVGDEFGVPEPANPEPSSIARAMRERAEERAEKRVE, from the coding sequence ATGGACTGCCACGTCGAACGCATCCGCATCGCCGACGAGGGCTCGGCGCCGATGGAGTCCGTCGAGTCGGCCAACGCCCGTCCGGGTGGACTCGTCGGTGACCGCTACTACGAGGGGACCGGCTACTACTCCCCGTACGACGTCTGCGAGGTCACGTTCGTCGCGGCCGAGGCGCTCGAGGCCATCCGCGAGGAGTACGATATCGACCTGACCGACGGCCGGCACCGCCGGAACGTCGTCACGCGAGGCGTCGACCCGCACGACCTGCTGGACCACCGTTTCAGCGTCGGCGAGGTGACGTTCGAGGGGACCCGACCGCGGCCACCCTGCGCACACGTGGAGCAGGTGGCCGACGAGGAGGGCGTGATGGAGGCGCTCACGGAGGGACGGGGCGGCATCTGCGCGGATGTCGTGGACGGCGGCGAGTTACGTGTCGGTGACGAGTTCGGCGTTCCCGAGCCTGCGAACCCGGAGCCATCGAGCATCGCGCGGGCGATGCGCGAGCGAGCCGAGGAACGGGCGGAGAAGCGAGTGGAGTGA
- a CDS encoding transcription initiation factor IIB family protein, which translates to MYRASDEVDNEEWLAELESAADRLGLGTDARSRAADLFLSVNPDTDRSKRAVLGAAVYAGALMAGDRRSQSEVADAVGCSRLTVQGRWKSLLEEAGLEPPGW; encoded by the coding sequence GTGTACCGTGCGTCCGACGAGGTCGACAACGAGGAGTGGCTGGCCGAACTGGAGAGCGCAGCCGACCGGCTCGGCCTCGGCACGGACGCGCGGAGTCGGGCGGCGGACCTGTTCCTGAGCGTGAATCCGGACACCGACCGTTCGAAACGAGCAGTGCTCGGGGCGGCCGTGTACGCGGGCGCACTGATGGCCGGCGACCGGCGCTCGCAGTCCGAGGTAGCCGACGCGGTGGGGTGCTCGCGGCTGACGGTCCAGGGGCGGTGGAAGTCACTGCTGGAGGAGGCCGGGCTGGAGCCGCCGGGCTGGTGA
- a CDS encoding phosphopantetheine adenylyltransferase yields MQVVLGGTFDPIHDGHRALFERAFELGDVTVGLTSDDLAPKTRSQERYVRSWTERRADLAAELALFADEYDREYTIRELTEPTGVATEPGFDVLIVSPETRDGGERVNEIRERNGLEPLDIEVVDHVPAEDGEAISSTRVVTGEIDEHGNLTPEREGRASPADADVETSTDASED; encoded by the coding sequence ATGCAGGTGGTGCTGGGCGGCACGTTCGACCCCATCCACGACGGGCACCGCGCGCTGTTCGAGCGGGCGTTCGAACTCGGCGACGTGACCGTCGGACTCACCAGTGACGACCTCGCGCCGAAGACGCGTTCACAGGAGCGCTACGTCCGCTCGTGGACCGAACGGCGGGCGGACCTCGCCGCGGAGCTCGCGTTGTTCGCCGACGAGTACGACCGCGAGTACACCATCCGCGAGCTGACGGAGCCGACCGGCGTCGCCACCGAACCGGGGTTCGACGTACTCATCGTCTCGCCCGAGACCCGGGATGGCGGCGAGCGCGTCAACGAGATCCGCGAGAGGAACGGGCTCGAACCGCTCGATATCGAGGTGGTCGACCACGTGCCCGCGGAGGACGGCGAGGCCATCTCCTCGACACGCGTCGTGACCGGCGAGATCGACGAACACGGGAACCTCACGCCCGAGCGCGAGGGGCGTGCGAGTCCGGCCGACGCCGACGTCGAGACCAGCACGGACGCCTCCGAGGACTGA
- a CDS encoding winged helix-turn-helix domain-containing protein, with product MSTEETPDDRDIPEDGEEVAVRDALEERNASFDDGIVDLLAWVLDTETRARIYLYLRQHPDSTSEEIATGTGLYPSTVREALAELHEEGKVERRKRESSGAGNNPYEYTAQAPADLVTSIVDGVQDELNTVFNLDRHLGETEADGERGPVTISVDVEGKADAGAETGTEAGDD from the coding sequence ATGTCTACCGAAGAGACCCCTGACGACAGGGATATCCCGGAAGACGGGGAGGAGGTCGCGGTCCGGGACGCGCTCGAGGAGCGGAACGCCTCGTTCGACGACGGTATCGTCGACCTGCTGGCGTGGGTCCTCGACACCGAGACGCGGGCCCGGATATACCTCTATCTCCGACAGCACCCCGACAGCACCTCCGAGGAGATCGCGACCGGAACCGGGCTCTACCCGTCGACAGTCCGGGAGGCACTGGCCGAACTGCACGAGGAGGGGAAGGTCGAGCGCCGCAAGCGCGAGTCCAGCGGCGCCGGCAACAACCCCTACGAGTACACCGCGCAGGCGCCGGCCGACCTCGTGACGAGCATCGTCGACGGCGTACAGGACGAGCTCAACACCGTGTTCAATCTGGATCGCCATCTCGGCGAGACCGAGGCCGATGGCGAGCGGGGTCCCGTCACCATCAGCGTCGATGTGGAGGGGAAGGCGGACGCAGGCGCCGAGACGGGCACCGAGGCGGGCGACGACTGA
- a CDS encoding glutamate--cysteine ligase produces METGDDAGADDQKQGATGSADAFDRLGTLGIEEEFYVVDEDGRPTSGTDTLVYDSTPPELLEGRLDHELFKCVIETQTPTCESLSEAREQVRAVRAALVEHAEAHDYQIAAAGLHPAAKWRELEHAEKPRYRSQLDRIQYPQHRNTTAGLHVHVGVDDADKATWIANELRWYLPVLLALSANSPYWNGFDTGLASARAKIFEALPNTGIPTAFASFEEYLDLERRMVEFGSIEDRGELWYDVRPHSAHGTVEVRTPDGQADPERVLAFVEAVHALVLDLAERYADRSDPWAAYRGGSRGSDAAAGDETPGHRRETLDENKWRAIRRGHGASFIDRDGDGTIGLGEATDRLADRLGVEGIRRLYESESGAERQRRLREEEGLDALCAALLLDPDE; encoded by the coding sequence ATGGAGACGGGCGACGACGCCGGGGCCGACGACCAGAAGCAGGGAGCGACGGGTTCGGCCGACGCGTTCGACCGGCTCGGGACGCTCGGTATCGAGGAGGAGTTCTACGTCGTCGACGAGGACGGCCGGCCGACCTCGGGAACGGACACGCTCGTCTACGACTCGACGCCCCCCGAACTTCTCGAGGGGCGCCTCGACCACGAACTGTTCAAATGTGTCATCGAGACACAGACTCCGACCTGCGAGTCGCTGTCGGAGGCGCGCGAGCAGGTCCGCGCGGTCCGGGCGGCGCTCGTCGAGCACGCCGAGGCCCACGACTACCAGATTGCGGCGGCGGGCCTCCACCCCGCAGCGAAGTGGCGCGAACTGGAACACGCCGAGAAACCCCGGTATCGGTCACAGCTCGACCGCATCCAGTACCCACAGCACCGCAACACGACCGCCGGGCTGCACGTCCACGTCGGCGTCGACGACGCCGACAAGGCGACCTGGATCGCCAACGAACTCCGGTGGTATCTGCCCGTGCTGCTGGCGCTATCGGCGAACTCGCCGTACTGGAACGGGTTCGACACGGGGCTGGCGTCGGCGCGCGCGAAGATCTTCGAGGCGCTGCCCAACACGGGTATCCCGACCGCCTTCGCTTCGTTCGAGGAGTACCTCGACCTCGAGCGGCGGATGGTCGAGTTCGGGAGCATCGAGGACCGGGGCGAGCTCTGGTACGACGTGCGGCCCCACTCGGCGCACGGGACCGTCGAGGTCCGGACCCCGGACGGGCAGGCCGACCCCGAGCGGGTGCTGGCGTTCGTCGAGGCGGTCCACGCGCTGGTGCTGGACCTCGCCGAACGGTACGCCGACCGGTCGGACCCGTGGGCGGCCTACCGTGGTGGGAGCCGGGGCAGCGACGCTGCGGCGGGCGACGAGACACCCGGCCACCGGCGCGAGACGCTCGACGAGAACAAGTGGCGGGCCATCCGTCGGGGGCACGGCGCCTCGTTCATCGACCGCGACGGCGATGGGACCATCGGCCTCGGCGAGGCGACCGACCGGCTGGCCGACCGACTCGGCGTCGAGGGCATCCGGCGGCTGTACGAGTCCGAGAGCGGCGCCGAGCGGCAACGCCGACTCCGCGAGGAGGAGGGACTCGATGCGCTCTGTGCGGCACTGCTACTGGACCCTGACGAGTAG
- a CDS encoding fibrillarin-like rRNA/tRNA 2'-O-methyltransferase gives MTPDLPAGVERRPFDGEERLATRGPPVYGEPTDGDWRAWDTGRSKLGAMLGRGLETGLGGDETVLYLGAAAGTTVSHVADFAGPTYAVEFAPRPARDLLDAAEPRPNLFPLLKDAREPETYAHVVEPVDVLVQDVATRGQATVALRNRQFLREDGRLLLSVKARSEDVVADPDDVFDQVLSDLREGYEVLETERLDPTHDDHLAVVARRLDE, from the coding sequence GTGACCCCGGACCTGCCTGCGGGTGTCGAACGCCGCCCCTTCGACGGCGAGGAGCGGCTGGCGACCCGCGGGCCGCCGGTGTACGGCGAGCCGACGGACGGCGACTGGCGCGCGTGGGACACCGGCCGGTCGAAACTGGGGGCGATGCTCGGCCGTGGACTCGAGACCGGACTGGGCGGCGACGAGACGGTCCTCTATCTCGGCGCCGCCGCGGGGACGACCGTCTCGCACGTCGCGGACTTCGCCGGCCCCACCTACGCCGTCGAGTTCGCCCCGCGGCCGGCGCGGGACCTGCTGGACGCCGCCGAACCCCGGCCGAACCTGTTCCCGCTCCTGAAGGACGCCCGCGAGCCGGAGACGTACGCCCACGTCGTCGAGCCCGTCGACGTGCTGGTGCAGGACGTGGCGACGCGCGGGCAGGCAACGGTCGCGCTCCGGAACCGGCAGTTCCTCCGGGAGGACGGCCGCCTCCTGCTCTCGGTGAAGGCCCGGAGCGAGGACGTCGTGGCCGACCCGGACGACGTGTTCGACCAGGTGCTGTCGGACCTCCGCGAGGGGTACGAGGTGCTGGAGACCGAACGGCTGGACCCCACCCACGACGACCACCTGGCCGTCGTTGCGCGTCGGCTGGACGAATAG
- a CDS encoding NOP5/NOP56 family protein, which produces MDGTAPSAAGWFEGIDRDDEAAVTEAIRDGTAEATADWPARAVQSAFADDAADYYDALHAATMAATRAAIAEAESAGDRQLVHAVRAMDDCERVANELAERVAEWGSTVADESGTGITFARELAERDPEPDERRVVELARRVRDLDDEAADLRASIERTAPEVAPNLAALAGPVLAARLIALAGGLETLARKPSGTLQVLGAEEALFAHLRGRAPSPKHGVIYTHEAVRNTHPDDRGSAARALAGKLTIAARADHYTGERRPVLDEQLRERIATIRARTEGEATGAATDGDGT; this is translated from the coding sequence ATGGACGGTACCGCTCCCTCGGCCGCGGGCTGGTTCGAGGGAATCGACCGCGACGACGAGGCAGCAGTCACCGAGGCTATCCGCGATGGCACCGCCGAGGCCACGGCCGACTGGCCGGCACGCGCGGTCCAATCGGCGTTCGCCGACGACGCGGCTGACTACTACGACGCGCTCCACGCCGCGACGATGGCCGCCACCCGTGCGGCCATCGCCGAGGCCGAGAGCGCTGGAGACCGACAACTGGTCCACGCGGTCCGAGCGATGGACGACTGCGAACGCGTCGCCAACGAACTCGCCGAGCGCGTCGCCGAGTGGGGGAGTACGGTGGCCGACGAGTCGGGGACGGGCATCACGTTCGCCCGCGAACTCGCCGAGCGCGACCCGGAGCCCGACGAGCGCCGCGTGGTCGAACTCGCCCGCCGCGTCCGCGACCTCGACGACGAGGCAGCTGACCTCCGCGCGAGCATCGAGCGGACCGCGCCGGAGGTGGCGCCCAATCTCGCGGCGCTCGCCGGGCCCGTGCTCGCCGCGCGGCTCATCGCGCTCGCCGGTGGACTGGAGACGCTGGCGCGCAAGCCCTCGGGGACGCTCCAGGTACTCGGCGCGGAGGAGGCGCTGTTCGCACATCTCCGCGGCCGGGCGCCCTCACCCAAGCACGGTGTCATCTACACGCACGAGGCCGTCCGGAACACCCACCCCGACGACCGCGGGTCGGCGGCGCGGGCCCTCGCCGGAAAACTGACCATCGCCGCCCGTGCCGACCACTACACCGGCGAACGCCGGCCGGTACTGGACGAACAGCTCCGCGAACGCATCGCCACCATCCGGGCGCGGACGGAGGGCGAGGCGACCGGGGCGGCGACCGATGGTGATGGCACGTGA
- a CDS encoding helix-turn-helix transcriptional regulator, protein MSPGLSELPDTERAVLADLAPSAKLVALVLAERGRMTQQQLADETLLSARTTRHALAELEDAGIVTSRTSFMDARQRLYSVAEDVATDRAEEPSVTHR, encoded by the coding sequence ATGTCCCCAGGGCTCTCCGAACTCCCGGACACAGAGCGGGCAGTGCTCGCCGACCTGGCCCCCAGCGCGAAGCTGGTGGCGCTGGTACTGGCAGAACGCGGCCGGATGACACAGCAGCAACTCGCCGACGAGACGCTGCTCTCCGCCCGGACTACGCGGCACGCGCTCGCCGAGCTCGAGGACGCAGGTATCGTCACCTCGCGAACATCGTTCATGGACGCCCGACAGCGCCTCTACTCGGTCGCCGAGGACGTGGCGACGGACCGGGCCGAGGAGCCGTCGGTCACTCACCGGTGA
- a CDS encoding winged helix-turn-helix transcriptional regulator, with protein MRIRPIPQEGTHVELYVGSLSPTDARDSQESILRRLQRTAAVDSIEVVVTGDHICPETVAASTEGGAVLLETLEAYGIVDREFISEKPFRVRYSLTERGHSLEPVIREMESWGKQHLTEGAHDSRP; from the coding sequence ATGCGGATACGCCCCATCCCCCAAGAAGGCACCCACGTCGAACTGTACGTCGGTTCGTTATCGCCGACCGATGCGAGAGACAGTCAGGAGTCGATACTCAGGAGGCTCCAGCGGACGGCTGCCGTCGACTCCATCGAGGTCGTCGTAACGGGAGACCACATCTGCCCCGAGACGGTGGCGGCTAGCACCGAGGGCGGGGCGGTACTGCTGGAGACGCTCGAGGCGTACGGGATTGTCGACAGGGAGTTCATCAGCGAGAAACCGTTCCGGGTAAGGTACTCGTTGACCGAGCGCGGGCACTCGCTGGAGCCGGTCATCCGGGAGATGGAGAGCTGGGGGAAGCAACACCTCACGGAGGGTGCGCACGACTCTCGCCCCTAG